In the Leptolyngbya sp. SIO1E4 genome, one interval contains:
- a CDS encoding MATE family efflux transporter: MKFFVVHPALKTEMREFLKLALPLSSAQVAQAMTGFVDTVMMGWLGQESLAAGGLAVMVFMSFLMTGIGVLSSVSPLVAEAYGAQQPLRVGRVTRQGLWLALLMAIPSLPVIANLDGLMAVLGQDPSVITLTDTYLDVARWGLLPGLGFAVLRGTVTSLSQARPIMVIVVAANLLNIVGNYLLAFGNLGFPALGIAGLALASALAHTTMCLSLLGYILWHRRGVFKPYRLFHQLHSLEPVVLRSLLKIGLPIGISTILEHGLFTVMTFMMGALGTHVLAAHQLALQTVVVIFMVPLAMSYAATIRVGQWYGQRNWVGVRRAAMVSVSSAIAVMFMAAIIFLTLPEPIISVYLDVNDPINQDVLQIGVTLLTVAGFGQVVDGIQRTANGVLQGLQDTRVPMLLGIFAYWCIGLLLGYWLGFHTPLGGVGIWIGSYVGLAVAAAAYIWRFRVLLVRKSQSSVTFVNG, from the coding sequence ATGAAATTCTTTGTCGTGCATCCTGCCCTGAAAACCGAAATGCGGGAATTTCTGAAACTGGCATTGCCCTTGTCGAGTGCTCAGGTAGCCCAGGCGATGACAGGTTTTGTGGACACGGTCATGATGGGATGGCTGGGTCAGGAATCTCTAGCAGCCGGGGGACTGGCTGTGATGGTGTTCATGTCATTCTTGATGACAGGCATAGGCGTGCTCTCTAGCGTTAGCCCGCTAGTGGCAGAAGCCTATGGAGCTCAGCAACCCCTTCGAGTGGGGCGAGTCACCCGCCAAGGGCTGTGGCTGGCGTTGCTGATGGCAATTCCGAGCCTACCTGTGATTGCCAACTTAGATGGGCTGATGGCAGTTCTGGGACAAGATCCCTCAGTCATTACGCTGACGGATACCTATCTGGACGTAGCTCGATGGGGGCTGTTACCGGGGCTAGGGTTTGCCGTATTGCGGGGAACGGTCACATCCTTGTCTCAAGCTCGCCCCATCATGGTGATTGTTGTTGCTGCCAACCTGCTCAACATCGTGGGTAACTATTTGTTGGCATTTGGCAATCTAGGTTTTCCCGCCCTAGGAATCGCAGGGTTGGCACTCGCGAGTGCCCTGGCTCACACCACGATGTGTCTGTCATTGCTGGGGTACATTCTTTGGCATCGACGAGGGGTATTTAAGCCTTATCGTCTCTTTCATCAGCTGCATTCTCTGGAGCCTGTAGTGCTGCGATCGCTCCTCAAAATTGGGCTTCCTATCGGCATTTCAACCATTTTGGAGCATGGTCTTTTTACCGTGATGACCTTCATGATGGGCGCATTGGGCACCCATGTTTTAGCGGCTCACCAGCTGGCATTGCAAACCGTTGTAGTGATATTTATGGTGCCCCTGGCGATGTCCTATGCGGCGACGATTCGAGTGGGGCAGTGGTATGGACAGCGCAACTGGGTTGGGGTCAGACGAGCAGCCATGGTGAGCGTGAGTTCTGCGATCGCCGTCATGTTTATGGCTGCAATTATCTTCCTCACTTTGCCAGAGCCCATCATCAGCGTCTATTTAGATGTAAATGACCCCATCAACCAGGATGTGTTGCAGATAGGCGTAACGTTGCTGACAGTTGCTGGGTTCGGGCAGGTGGTAGATGGCATTCAGCGAACCGCCAATGGGGTTCTCCAGGGGTTGCAGGATACCCGAGTACCCATGCTTTTGGGGATTTTTGCATACTGGTGCATAGGGCTGCTTTTGGGGTATTGGCTAGGGTTCCACACCCCCCTCGGTGGAGTTGGGATTTGGATCGGGTCATACGTGGGGCTGGCAGTGGCCGCTGCCGCCTACATTTGGCGTTTCCGAGTCCTTTTAGTGAGAAAGTCTCAGTCCTCGGTGACTTTTGTGAATGGGTAG